The following are encoded together in the Capsulimonas corticalis genome:
- a CDS encoding DUF1559 domain-containing protein — protein sequence MNNYGKAKAFTLIELLVVIAIIAILAAILFPVFAKAREKARQISCASNLRQLGLGMMQYTQDYDESYPGLNGGNPSFQNNPWNTGPNWESAIYPYVKSVGVYQCPDAPYKLNSYAYNWGIAWNNSNGAQNHNFGTPIATLTSPSNTVMLFEWYGSGNPPAPAGTGSAWPPAPYNDPSSSLYAGVVGNNGWQIGLGCNAPYQVGLSWHNPDNRNNSPFNEGNYVAADGHVKFLRCSSISYSAGGVNPNNEAPDALTPGVAMTYSMQ from the coding sequence ATGAATAATTATGGGAAGGCGAAAGCCTTTACACTGATCGAATTATTAGTTGTTATTGCGATAATCGCAATACTAGCCGCCATTCTATTTCCCGTGTTTGCCAAAGCGCGTGAGAAGGCGCGTCAAATAAGTTGCGCTAGCAACTTGCGGCAGCTTGGCCTGGGAATGATGCAGTACACCCAGGATTACGATGAGTCTTATCCCGGCTTGAACGGCGGAAACCCGAGCTTCCAGAACAACCCCTGGAACACAGGGCCGAATTGGGAGTCAGCTATCTACCCGTATGTAAAGTCCGTTGGCGTTTATCAGTGTCCAGATGCTCCCTACAAGCTTAATTCCTATGCTTATAACTGGGGTATCGCTTGGAACAACTCCAATGGCGCTCAGAACCACAATTTCGGCACGCCAATTGCGACTCTTACTTCGCCCTCGAACACCGTGATGCTTTTTGAGTGGTATGGAAGCGGCAACCCGCCTGCTCCGGCCGGTACCGGCTCTGCGTGGCCTCCTGCTCCGTATAATGATCCATCGAGTAGCCTCTACGCAGGAGTCGTGGGCAACAACGGCTGGCAGATTGGTTTAGGCTGCAACGCTCCGTACCAGGTCGGGCTCTCATGGCATAATCCGGATAACCGAAATAACTCGCCTTTCAACGAAGGGAATTATGTCGCCGCGGATGGTCATGTGAAATTCCTCCGATGCAGCAGCATCTCGTACTCTGCCGGCGGAGTTAATCCGAACAACGAGGCGCCGGACGCGTTAACCCCGGGCGTCGCAATGACTTACAGTATGCAGTAG